The following proteins come from a genomic window of Candidatus Methanoperedens sp.:
- a CDS encoding DEAD/DEAH box helicase, translated as MLSVIIHPQNSKILVLPIKDNAKEPVFQGILTLKKTPKGARVGKFRIRQGEKEEYRAPEELIELLRLADKILIAEGNEGSEAGFKEMLAAYQLDYGYTNTCRLCILAGKYTTIDGNPIRFHNEHVCEECAIKELMREAKTAKLGRHGQDRLIKLLLQGRDLDRVLAMLSPEKLDSGLTRFDTIEASRVERHIKVKDLPVHEELKKILLRQLEELLPVQALSVEAGLLERKNQLIVSATATGKTLVGELAGLQNILNKKGKMLFLVPLVALANQKYEQFTRRYSSVATTSLRVGTSRITGGAKGVRTSLSSDIIVGTYEGIDYILRSGGQLGNIGTVVIDEVHMLEDKERGHRLDGLIARLKFTSPDAQFIYLSATVGKPGWLAEKLGAALIEFEERPVPIDRHLIFAPEYEKMRLIERLARQEYSKRSSKGFLGQTIVFTNSRRNCHMLADGLGIKALPYHAGLSYNERKKVEERFGKGELPVVVTTAALAAGVDFPASQVIFESLAMGIEWLTVREFQQMLGRAGRPDYHDRGIVVLLADPEKRFGKGDTEDEIAFRLLRGELEHFGVEYGDDELLEETLSNIMVARKLSDIRKLDDLLLGRGDLDYLLGKLREYGFIEKKDSGYSPTKLGKIVASHFLSVEQTFLIKDAVLEGREPLDIVTGLGTLDAVYFKYASQLSDALGTDIPTRVFGAGLDIVFSSAEFSKLKENLRRTMLDFAREFMACRCKDAPYCGCAERKFSERVIELCAEGLSPDGIIAELTKQYGIYAYAGDVLNYLDQAARALEAVELIAGIYGRKELGEKARGLRERMES; from the coding sequence ATGCTTTCTGTGATCATTCACCCGCAAAATTCAAAAATCCTCGTTCTGCCAATTAAAGACAATGCAAAAGAACCTGTTTTCCAGGGCATCCTCACATTAAAAAAGACCCCAAAAGGAGCACGTGTCGGTAAATTCAGGATAAGGCAGGGAGAGAAAGAAGAATACAGGGCGCCAGAGGAACTCATCGAACTCCTGCGCCTTGCAGATAAAATCCTTATCGCTGAAGGGAATGAGGGATCGGAAGCAGGGTTCAAAGAAATGCTGGCAGCATACCAGCTGGACTATGGCTATACGAACACATGCCGGCTATGTATCCTTGCCGGCAAATATACCACGATAGACGGCAATCCTATCCGATTTCACAATGAACATGTGTGTGAAGAATGCGCAATAAAAGAACTAATGCGGGAAGCAAAAACCGCGAAACTTGGCAGGCACGGCCAGGACAGGCTAATCAAGTTATTGCTCCAGGGCAGAGACCTTGACAGGGTACTTGCGATGCTCAGCCCGGAAAAACTGGATTCCGGCCTGACGAGATTCGATACGATAGAGGCAAGCAGGGTTGAACGCCATATCAAAGTAAAAGACCTGCCTGTCCACGAAGAACTCAAAAAGATCCTCCTTCGCCAGCTGGAAGAACTGCTGCCAGTCCAGGCGCTTTCGGTCGAGGCAGGATTACTTGAAAGAAAAAACCAGTTGATCGTTTCAGCTACCGCTACCGGAAAAACGCTTGTCGGGGAGCTTGCCGGTCTCCAGAACATCCTGAATAAAAAAGGTAAGATGCTGTTCCTTGTTCCGCTTGTGGCGCTTGCGAACCAGAAGTATGAACAGTTCACAAGGCGATATTCTTCCGTTGCCACAACGTCTCTTCGCGTTGGAACGAGCAGGATAACAGGCGGTGCAAAAGGTGTCCGGACTTCACTATCTTCAGACATAATAGTGGGAACCTATGAAGGGATCGATTACATCCTCAGGTCAGGCGGACAGCTTGGGAATATCGGTACCGTGGTAATAGACGAGGTGCATATGCTCGAGGACAAAGAAAGAGGGCACAGGCTTGATGGTCTTATTGCACGTTTGAAATTTACTTCTCCAGACGCACAGTTCATTTATCTCTCAGCCACTGTAGGAAAACCTGGGTGGCTGGCCGAAAAACTGGGTGCGGCGTTAATCGAATTTGAAGAACGGCCAGTGCCGATCGACCGGCACCTCATCTTCGCGCCGGAATATGAGAAGATGCGCTTGATAGAGCGACTTGCGAGGCAGGAATATAGCAAGAGATCATCAAAGGGCTTCCTCGGTCAGACCATTGTATTTACCAATTCACGCCGCAATTGCCACATGCTGGCAGACGGGCTTGGCATAAAAGCGCTGCCTTACCATGCCGGGCTTTCATACAATGAGCGGAAGAAAGTGGAAGAGCGATTCGGGAAAGGAGAATTGCCAGTGGTCGTGACGACGGCGGCGCTTGCAGCAGGTGTTGATTTCCCGGCTTCGCAGGTAATTTTTGAATCCCTCGCCATGGGAATAGAGTGGCTCACGGTGCGGGAGTTCCAGCAGATGCTGGGCCGAGCGGGGAGACCGGATTACCATGATCGCGGGATAGTGGTGCTACTCGCAGACCCCGAAAAGAGGTTCGGAAAAGGGGATACCGAGGACGAGATAGCTTTCAGGCTCCTGCGCGGTGAACTTGAGCATTTTGGCGTGGAGTATGGGGACGATGAATTGCTTGAAGAGACCCTTTCCAATATCATGGTAGCGCGTAAACTTTCAGATATCAGGAAATTAGATGATTTACTGCTGGGCAGGGGAGATCTAGATTATTTGCTCGGGAAACTGAGAGAATACGGGTTCATAGAAAAAAAGGATTCAGGATATTCTCCCACAAAACTTGGAAAAATCGTAGCGTCTCATTTCCTAAGTGTTGAGCAGACTTTCCTGATCAAGGACGCCGTGCTTGAAGGACGGGAACCGCTTGATATTGTTACGGGGCTTGGAACCCTGGACGCTGTGTATTTCAAGTATGCCTCACAGTTATCGGATGCCCTTGGGACTGATATCCCGACCCGCGTGTTCGGCGCCGGGCTTGATATCGTTTTCTCCTCTGCCGAATTTTCAAAGCTGAAAGAGAACCTCCGTCGCACCATGCTTGATTTTGCGCGTGAGTTCATGGCCTGCAGGTGCAAGGATGCACCGTACTGCGGTTGCGCTGAGAGGAAATTCTCGGAGAGGGTCATAGAACTGTGCGCTGAAGGATTGTCGCCTGATGGCATTATCGCTGAGCTTACGAAGCAGTATGGGATTTATGCGTATGCCGGGGATGTTCTGAATTACCTGGACCAGGCTGCGAGGGCGCTTGAAGCTGTGGAATTGATCGCGGGGATATATGGGCGGAAAGAGCTGGGTGAGAAGGCGAGGGGGTTGAGGGAGAGGATGGAAAGTTAA